Below is a genomic region from Bacillota bacterium.
CGTGCTTCCATCACCCAGCTGCCCGCTCTCATTCCTTCCCCAGGCCAGCACCCTCCCACATGACAGCACAGCCAGGGAGTGGGTAAGACCCGCCGCCACGCCAGCCGCCTCAGCGAGGCCCACAACGCTGGTAGGGGCAGTGCGGTACGCAAAAGAGCCGTCGCCCAGCTGGCCAAACATGTTTTCACCCCAGGACATTACAGAACCGTCAGGCAACAATAGTAGTGAATGGGAGCCGCCTCCTGCCACCGTCACCGGCTTCGCGGGCCCTGGTGCCTCCCCTGATCCCATGTCCAGTTCAAACTGGGTGAAGAAGGTGTCCGGCTTGCTGTGCCGGGGTGAAGAGGCTGTTTCCTGTGTGGCGAACACCAACCCTGTGGGGGTGACACAGTAGTAGATCATTTCCCCGCGGGACCTATCCAGCCCGAAAGCAGCTGCGCTCCGGGCAGGTTCGAACTGTAGATATCCTCCCACCAGGGAATTGCCTGCAGGGTCCTGGGCCGTCATGGAGAGGTCCCATCCAAAGACCTCCCCTTCGCGGTGAACCCCTGGTGTGTCCCCCGCCGGGAGGTAACCGGATTCCGCGTGGAAACGGTCTACGGCCACTTGCAGGCGTGCCAGCGTGCTGCGCAGGGCCTGGTGCCTTGCGCGCCTCACCAGGTCCGGCATTGAAGCCCTGGTCACTGCCAGTAACGTACCCATCAAGGCCAGTGCAATAAGCAACTGTACTAGGGTGCCCCCAATGCGCCACTGAAGCGTCCGGCCCCAGATCACACTCCCTCCCCCTTTTCATCTACCCTGCGGTCCCACGTGTTCGTACACACCGGATAGGCGATTTCCATTACCTCTTGCACTGAGGTGATCCCCCGCTCTACCTTGGATACCATGTCTGCGCCCAGGCTCCAGTAATCTGCACTCCCCAGGGCTGGCACCAGGCCCTCAGGGCCGGATTGCACCAGCAAAGACCGCACCTGGGCTGTCGGGACTAGAAACTCGAAGACCCCGGATCGCCCCCTGTAGCCCGTGCCAGAACAGTGGGGGCAGCCCTTCCCTCTGAAGGCGGTTGTCACATAGCTCCCACCCAGTCTCTTGAGGTGATCCCGTTCTTCCTTGACAAGTGCCAGCCGCTGGATGCACCGGGAACATATGCGCCTGACCAGTCGCTGAGCCACCACGCAGTTGACCGGAGGCACCGCCGAGGATCCGGGTCCTCCATACTCCGAGAGCCTTCGCAGGGCCGAGAGCGCGTCTGGGGCATGCAGCGAGCACAATACCCTGTGGCCGGTGGAGGCTGCCGTAAGGGTGACCCTGGCGCTCTCTTCACACCGCACCTCGCCAATCACCAGCACATCCGGATCCGTGCGCAAGGCGGCACTCAGGCCAGATCCAAAGGTCCAGCCTCTCCCGGGCTTGATCTCTATCTGTGTGGCCCCGGGAAGCCTCCACTCCACAGGGTCCTCCATGGTCACCACATTGGTACCTCCCATGTCTAGGAGCGTGCTGTATAGAGTCGTGGTCTTACCGGATCCGGTGGGGCCGGCAATGACCGTTAGTCCCGGTAGCCTGGACATCACGGACTCCTTGAAACATCGAAGGGTGTGAGACTCAAAGCCCAGGCGTTCAAGAGGGAGGAGGCCCCGGCCCCTATCCACCAGGCGGCAGGCAATCCGTTCCCCGTTCAGGGTGGGAACGACGGTAGCCCTCACCGTAACGACCCCTTCCTGGGTATTGACCACAGCCCTCCCGTCCTGCGGTGAGTGGTGTTCCACCACGTTCATCCCGGCGAGTACCTTGACCCTGTTCACCACCCAGCTGTAGTCTGGCAGGGGAATGGTCCCTACATCTACCAGGCTGCCATCGATCCGGTAACGGAAAAGCGCCGAGTCTTCCCCCGGTTCCATGTGGAGATCTGAGGCTCCGGCCTTGGCAGCCCCTGCCAAGAGCGAGTCTACTACCGCAGGCGCCCATGTCATCATCCCCTTCTCATCCTTGCCGTCCCCTGGTCGTGCCCTCCCATGGCAGCCAGATAGCAGTTCCTCCCCGATGTCCTGGGCAGGAACCAGCCTCCAGCGAACTTCAAGACCGGTGATATCCTGGACCAGCCGGGCAAGACTACTGTGGACACTGCTGGCGGCCAATTCTAGCACCCCGTCGCGGACTCGCAATGGGACTACTTGATAGAGACGAGCCATGTACTCTGGGATAACGTCCAGCGCTGAAGCCTCTAACTCAGATACGAGGCGGGCTTCCCCTGGCAAATCAAGGTCCCCCTGTCTCCTTGAGGCGAGGCTTGGCCTTGCAGTAGCCATGGGATTGACCCCCCTCATATGGCCTCCAGGAGCCTGTAGGTAGGTAAGATGACCGAGAGGGCGATTAAGGCCACAAGGCCCCCGGCTATCGCGAGGGAGACTGGTTCAAGGATGGCAAGGGCTCTGGCCGCAGCACGGTCAGCCTCGCCTTCGTAGAGCATTGCCGCCTTTTTCAGAACCTCACAGGTGTTGCCCGCGCTGTGGCTGGCGTGTACCGCATGGCATACCTCCCAGGGAAGCCCTGGAATTGCGGCCAGTGCCTGGTCCAAGGGCATACCCCCCACGATCATGGGGATGATACGCTGAACCCCGCGTTCAAGGCGAGGGCTTCCACAGGACTGGGCTGCCAAAGCCATGGCTTGGCCAATCTCAACTCCCGAGGAGAGTCCCTCCGACAGGGCATGGGCGAAACGACTCACCTGGTTCAACCTGAGAACCCTCCCTGAGAGGGGCAGTACCCCCCACATTTTTTCTAGCCTCTCCTTGCCGGTTGACCCCCGGAACACTGCGAAATACAATAATACGGTGATCAGGGTGACCGGAGCCAATTTTACGGGGTGCCTAAACGCATAAAGGCAAGCACTCATAAACCAAGTGATAGGACGGGGCATGGAGGCTCCCATCATGCCAGCCATCTCCAGGCTTCCAGGGAATACCGACAAAGAGAGGTATGTAATAGCCGCGAAGACGGCCAGGAAAACTAGTATGGGATAGGTCATGACAGCCTCTGCCTTTCGCTTCACTGAGATGGATCGCTCTAAATGGCATGCGCACCTATCCAGGGCTGCAGGGAAAGCCCCGTTTGCCTCACCCGCCTGAAGCATTGACACGTGCAGTGGGGAGAAAAACCCAGGATACCGAGCCATGGCGTCTACGAATCCCTGCCCGGCCCTGACCCTCGCTGCAACACCGGCGAGGACTGGGCTCCAGGCACCTGCCGTCCCTCTAGACAGGATCTCCAGGGAAGCCAGGACGGGGATCCCCATCTTAAGCATGGCGTGGAGCTGGCGGAACACAGAAACAATGATTGCGGGATCGGGGCCGGTGAGCCACCCGCAGCAGCCGCCCCAGGCTCTCCGGGCGCTACCCCTCTCTTGCCCCTCCCCCAGGTGCCCCCCTGGTATCCCTGCCGCCTTCCGGGATGTACGGAGTAACCTGAACATCAACGATCGCCCCTCCCTCATGGGAACCCGGGCGGGGCCTACCCCCCGCCCGGGAACCGCTTGACTGCTATAAGATGTCCGTCAAGGACAGGATGCCGCTTACGTCATTCTGGGTGTAGACCGGGACGTCATCCTCCTCTGTCCACCCACCCTGGCTCGGTTCTGCCTGTGTGGCAAAGACCCGTCCTGAAGCGGTAACCCCGTAGTACACCCTCTCACCGTCTGCCGCCCTTAGCCCAAGGTCCACCGGGTTGTCATTGGGCGCAAACTGCACATACCCACCCAGAAACCCTTCTTTGGCGGAATCCGAGGCGGACAGGGCAATAACACCAGCCACCTGCCCCGCCTCGGGCTGGATTTCGCTGGGGTATACATTGGTTTCTGCGTAGAACCGGTCACAGGCCGACTGAATCACCGCCAGGGTTGCCCCGAAGGCTGCTTCCTTGGCCCTGGTTGTGGCTGCGGGAACCACGCCCACAACAACTGACGTCAGTACTGATAGTACAATCACCACAATCAGAAGCTCGACCAGAGTGAACCCCTTGCTCCTGCGCATCCTTGCAGACCTCCCAGTCCGGTTGCCCTCCCCACTGCACAGCATGCCCACGTAATGGAAAGCGGTGTGGGAACGACAACCCTGATCTGGACCGGGCGACCTCTCTTCCCTCAATGAGAGGTGCTTCCATTTTATTCCAAGTTCCGGCAGATTGCAAGCCTCCGTGTCGAACCCTGGTTGCTCCTGGAACCCTATGATCGCCAGCCGAGGCGTGCCGTTGGCCCAGTCCTCGAAGAAGGTGTTTCTTACTGCGGGATCGAGGACAGTTGATGTGAACCCTCTGAAACTTGGCGCGTTAAGGCATTGCGCTTATTATGCCGATGGGGTATCGTAGTGATGCCCTAGTTTCACCGAGATGGTAGATCCAGGGAATTTGACCCGCAAGCATCCGGGGATGGCGCTTGCTCACCAAGCCGGGCGCCCCTCCGGTGATAACACCTGCATGAAGGTCCTGGCCTTTCCAATCTTGGAGTATTCTCTGGACGGAGGGTGTAGTCCATGGACGAAGTGCTGACGCTGCTGGAAAAGCCCGAGTTTCCCCGCTCCAACAAGTATGACGCAGGCTGGGTTCTTGAGAACCAGATGGGGCCGAACGCCCTCTGGCTTATGGAGTGGCTCTGTGAGGCGGTCCCGCTTGAGACCGGTATGAGGGTGCTGGACCTCGGCTGTGGCAAGGCCATGACCAGCATCTTCCTGGCTCGGGAGTTCGGGGTACGCGTCTGGGCGGTCGACTTGTGGATCTCTCCTGACAGCAACTGGAGACGCGTCTTAGATGCGGGCACCGCCGGCTTGGTGTGCCCACTGCAAGCCGAGGCGCATGCCCTGCCATTCGCCCAAGGCTTCTTCGATGTTGCCGTCTCTGTTGATGCCTACCAGTACTTCGGCACCGATGAGCTGTACCTTGATTACCTCAGCCGCTTCGTTCGACCCGGCGGCTTCCTGGGAATAGCTGTTCCCGGGCTCATGCGGCCCATAGGCAATAGACCACCCAGCCACCTCACCGAGCCTCAAGCCAACGGCAAGGTATTCTGGGACAGTACGTGCCGGAGTGCCAAGACGGCGGATTTCTGGCTCGACCTCTGGGAGCGCTGCCCCATGGTTTTAGGCACGAGCGTCCAGGTGATGCCGGAAGGGTGGCGTCACTGCCGTGACTTTGAGCGAGCCTTGGAAGTAGCCGGAAAAGGCATACATCCTTCTGACGCTGAGGCACTGGAAAGGGACCAGGGACAGTTTGTAGGACTGCTGCGTGTAGTGGCACGCCGCACTGAGACAGTCGGGGAATGTCTCTATGATCCGCGCCTGGGGATCCGGGAGGGGATCGATGGGTAGGGTGACACTGCCTTAGATAACCGGAGTAGGCCTAGACCCCCTTTGCAGGATCCTCTCAACTACCGCCGGGACCCTGTTGCTGTTCACCATGATCGGACAACATGGCGTTTCCCTGGGCGATCCGCATGCGAGTCCCGCATCCACAGCAAATCCTTGCGGGTGAGGGGGAGCTCCACCACCTCATGGCATTCCTTGCAGAACACCCACTGCAGACCTTTGTCCTTGTGAGCCAACTGGCAGTGTGTTATGGATTTCAAAGGTGTGCCCGCAGTTACTGCAGGTGCGACACTCCACCCAGAAATGCAAGACTAATCTCTCGCCTGAGCCTGGGACAGTGGTCTTGTGGAAGGAGGTAAGTTGTGCGGAATTCGGTCCGGCAGGCGATGGAGGCGCTGACTGACCCCGGCAGCGCCGGAGCCGGGCCTTGAACCGTTCGATGTCCACGGCCCCGTCCGGGCGGCGTTCGCGGCCAGGCGGAACAGAGTCTCGCCGTCCACCTCCGCGAAGCGCCGGACGGCAGGCCTCGAAACAGAGAACCGGGAAGGATGTGAAGGGTGGCGCAAGTGACGTGAGTACGGCGGAAACGACGAGACCCCGAGGAGATCAACCCACGGGGTCTTGCGTTAAACAAGAACCGCTGAAATCAGCGGGTGATTTATGGCTCCCCGTTTGCAACCCTCTTCATAACCGTTCTCCACTCGGATGTCAATCCGAAAGCGCTTATCATTCAACGAGTTATCAAAGAGCATGCCGTTCCGGCAGGCCGGAAGCGGTGTTGACCTGGATTTCATCCCTCTGCCTGACAACGTGAAGTTCACCGGGAGGCGGGTGCCTTTTCCCGCCGATCCGGTGGAACGGTTTGTTCGGAGGCGGTGATGCCTCTTTTCTCATCTGGCTCGTCATGGGCATACCCAATAATGTGCGCTA
It encodes:
- a CDS encoding prepilin-type N-terminal cleavage/methylation domain-containing protein — its product is MRRSKGFTLVELLIVVIVLSVLTSVVVGVVPAATTRAKEAAFGATLAVIQSACDRFYAETNVYPSEIQPEAGQVAGVIALSASDSAKEGFLGGYVQFAPNDNPVDLGLRAADGERVYYGVTASGRVFATQAEPSQGGWTEEDDVPVYTQNDVSGILSLTDIL
- a CDS encoding type II secretion system F family protein; the encoded protein is MFRLLRTSRKAAGIPGGHLGEGQERGSARRAWGGCCGWLTGPDPAIIVSVFRQLHAMLKMGIPVLASLEILSRGTAGAWSPVLAGVAARVRAGQGFVDAMARYPGFFSPLHVSMLQAGEANGAFPAALDRCACHLERSISVKRKAEAVMTYPILVFLAVFAAITYLSLSVFPGSLEMAGMMGASMPRPITWFMSACLYAFRHPVKLAPVTLITVLLYFAVFRGSTGKERLEKMWGVLPLSGRVLRLNQVSRFAHALSEGLSSGVEIGQAMALAAQSCGSPRLERGVQRIIPMIVGGMPLDQALAAIPGLPWEVCHAVHASHSAGNTCEVLKKAAMLYEGEADRAAARALAILEPVSLAIAGGLVALIALSVILPTYRLLEAI
- a CDS encoding ATPase, T2SS/T4P/T4SS family, which produces MATARPSLASRRQGDLDLPGEARLVSELEASALDVIPEYMARLYQVVPLRVRDGVLELAASSVHSSLARLVQDITGLEVRWRLVPAQDIGEELLSGCHGRARPGDGKDEKGMMTWAPAVVDSLLAGAAKAGASDLHMEPGEDSALFRYRIDGSLVDVGTIPLPDYSWVVNRVKVLAGMNVVEHHSPQDGRAVVNTQEGVVTVRATVVPTLNGERIACRLVDRGRGLLPLERLGFESHTLRCFKESVMSRLPGLTVIAGPTGSGKTTTLYSTLLDMGGTNVVTMEDPVEWRLPGATQIEIKPGRGWTFGSGLSAALRTDPDVLVIGEVRCEESARVTLTAASTGHRVLCSLHAPDALSALRRLSEYGGPGSSAVPPVNCVVAQRLVRRICSRCIQRLALVKEERDHLKRLGGSYVTTAFRGKGCPHCSGTGYRGRSGVFEFLVPTAQVRSLLVQSGPEGLVPALGSADYWSLGADMVSKVERGITSVQEVMEIAYPVCTNTWDRRVDEKGEGV
- a CDS encoding methyltransferase domain-containing protein, producing the protein MDEVLTLLEKPEFPRSNKYDAGWVLENQMGPNALWLMEWLCEAVPLETGMRVLDLGCGKAMTSIFLAREFGVRVWAVDLWISPDSNWRRVLDAGTAGLVCPLQAEAHALPFAQGFFDVAVSVDAYQYFGTDELYLDYLSRFVRPGGFLGIAVPGLMRPIGNRPPSHLTEPQANGKVFWDSTCRSAKTADFWLDLWERCPMVLGTSVQVMPEGWRHCRDFERALEVAGKGIHPSDAEALERDQGQFVGLLRVVARRTETVGECLYDPRLGIREGIDG